Proteins encoded within one genomic window of Humulus lupulus chromosome 1, drHumLupu1.1, whole genome shotgun sequence:
- the LOC133780362 gene encoding uncharacterized protein LOC133780362: MPSTQLAKRPSASRAQKLTISTHMDSYVVDNAAGPHGSTLISDVMSRIGQSYGNFEAPQWQCLTGTRDRTVLYEKSIEHTAAALAFTAQLNYELNNEVHTSRTLAQEERDLHLKANDDLKAVNTKLEAVVKEREEMAKELGKLKNELEEQKKDNIQLRETNKKLEEDKAVTLDLMEDIKTRLTAEFKEKKETAVDSAMYRMWAYNEELDTSFLGPLEASFLERWNARLEKEEADQLEKDKATPSTVSEGAQEDSHAIRPEGSGATDAEKAKETPLL, from the exons atgccttctacccagctcgccaaaagaccttctgcttcccgagcccAGAAGCTAACtatttccacccatatggattcgtatgtggtggataatgctgccggtcctcacgggtctacgctgatctcggatgtaatgtcccggattggccagagctacggcaattttgaggctcctcagtggcagtgtctaactggcactcgggaccgcactgtcctgtacgagaagagtatcgagcacactgccgcg gctcttgctttcactgcccagcttaattacgagctgaacaacgaggtccatacgagcaggaccctcgcccaagaggagagggacctccaccttaaagCGAATGACGACCTGAAGGCAgtgaatactaagctcgaggcagtggttaaggagcgtgaggaaatggccaaggagctcggaaagctgaaaaacgaactcgaggagcaGAAGAAAgacaacatccagcttcgggagaccaacaagaagctcgaggaagacaaggccgtcaccctcgacctcatggaggatatcaaaacccgccttactgctgagttcaaagaaaagaaggaaacggcggtcgattcagccatgtaccggatgtgggcctataacgaagaactggacaccagttttttgggtcccctcgaggcgtccttcctcgaacgatggaatgcccggctcgagaaggaagaggctgaccagctcgagaaggataaagCTACTCCGAGTactgtttcggagggagctcaggaggatagtcatgctattcgtcctgaggggtccggtgccactgatgctgagaaggccaaggagactcctcttctttga
- the LOC133812576 gene encoding UPF0496 protein At4g34320-like, translating to MMGGKSSKPSSSDSVQPQPQPPPPPQSQPQPPTKPLTPLEFSKSSQFEIDLSSYATACKLDPSLQPFDAVLQERTNRVIGTLATGLEVRSLSFNSLREMTDCLLEMNQEVVKVILEEKKDIWNNQDMFSLVEQYFDNSIQTLDFCTALEKCLKRAMGNQLIIRAAVSKFEEETECGSSGSSSSFAKTLQELGRFKAVGDPFTEEFFALFQSVFGQQLTMLQKLQHRKKKLDKKLKSLKTWRKISNVIFVATFVSVLIFSVVAAAIAAPPVVTALLGALAVPVGSVGKWCDVLWNRYGNAVKGQRGLISSMQVGTYVTLKDLENIRVLVNRLEILITELMGYAEFALTQDDALKIVIDEIKKKLDLFTETTESLTQQNEKCIREITMARKVIIQRIIRDPSS from the coding sequence ATGATGGGAGGGAAATCTAGCAAACCGTCTAGTAGTGATTCAGTacaaccacaaccacaaccaccaccaccaccacaatcACAACCACAACCACCGACGAAGCCATTGACTCCACTCGAATTCAGTAAAAGTTCACAATTTGAAATCGATCTTAGCTCGTACGCGACAGCATGTAAACTCGACCCTAGTCTACAGCCATTTGATGCTGTTCTCCAGGAGCGAACTAACAGAGTCATTGGCACCCTTGCCACCGGACTTGAGGTTAGGTCCTTGTCTTTCAACTCGCTCAGGGAGATGACTGATTGTTTGCTTGAGATGAACCAGGAAGTGGTGAAAGTGATATTAGAGGAAAAAAAAGATATATGGAACAATCAAGATATGTTTTCTCTTGTGGAGCAATACTTTGATAACAGTATCCAAACTTTGGATTTCTGCACTGCTCTTGAGAAATGTCTCAAGCGTGCAATGGGGAACCAGCTTATAATTCGAGCTGCGGTTAGTAAGTTTGAGGAAGAAACAGAATGTGGTtctagtggaagtagtagtagctTTGCCAAGACATTACAAGAATTGGGTCGGTTCAAGGCGGTCGGAGACCCTTTTACTGAAGAGTTCTTTGCTCTATTTCAATCTGTATTTGGGCAGCAGTTGACAATGTTGCAGAAGTTGCAGCACAGAAAGAAAAAGCTTGATAAGAAACTGAAATCTCTCAAGACTTGGAGAAAGATATCAAATGTTATTTTCGTGGCAACATTTGTTTCTGTGCTGATTTTCTCAGTGGTGGCTGCTGCCATTGCTGCCCCGCCTGTTGTTACAGCCCTTCTTGGTGCATTGGCTGTCCCAGTAGGCTCGGTTGGGAAATGGTGTGACGTGCTTTGGAATCGGTATGGTAATGCTGTTAAAGGACAGAGAGGACTAATCAGCTCAATGCAGGTTGGAACTTATGTTACACTCAAGGATTTGGAGAACATTCGGGTGCTTGTTAACAGGTTGGAAATTTTGATTACAGAACTGATGGGGTATGCTGAATTTGCTCTTACTCAAGATGACGCCTTGAAGATCGTTATAGACGAGATCAAGAAAAAGCTGGATCTGTTTACTGAAACCACCGAGAGTTTAACTCAACAGAATGAGAAGTGCATTCGAGAAATAACAATGGCAAGGAAAGTGATCATACAGAGAATAATTAGGGATCCATCAAGTTAA